From a single Labrenzia sp. PHM005 genomic region:
- a CDS encoding DUF6665 family protein, translating into MSIRPPQIYYRPDAAQDPLSAALQHEIFNEKASTLGRLQKKLEIALTQLEHAKSLDPKDEELIGEKLAVAQEALWFVTIQRELCGLIRHKPYYDHMNVPKDVRLHMGPNAGKRL; encoded by the coding sequence ATGTCCATCCGCCCGCCACAAATCTATTACCGGCCAGACGCAGCCCAGGATCCGTTATCCGCCGCGTTACAGCATGAGATATTCAATGAAAAAGCCTCGACCCTCGGCCGGCTGCAAAAGAAATTGGAAATCGCACTCACTCAGTTGGAACACGCCAAGTCGCTAGACCCCAAGGATGAGGAGTTGATTGGCGAAAAACTGGCTGTGGCGCAGGAAGCACTATGGTTCGTCACCATTCAACGGGAACTATGCGGGCTCATCCGGCACAAACCCTATTATGATCATATGAACGTACCAAAGGACGTCCGCCTGCACATGGGGCCGAATGCCGGCAAACGATTATGA
- a CDS encoding MFS transporter, with translation MLQAATVDNNRSSNPAPAPRIQLFKLFTYGALAFPLAFAGLPIYLHAPDFYAVTLAQPIGTLGFILLLLRLVDAFQDPLIGSLSDRFYKQRPQILIAGVVLLGTGFWMLFHPLASRPLTWFALSVLICTTGFSIVTINLQTLGGLWKVSTAERTRITGAREALGLLGLLAAAITPALLTQWTNPAFAFHILTLAYIPLLAGALYLLSLWTKSAELSRPAKSSQQTPWRGLLKNRWRACFYALVLLNTFASAIPAVLVMFFIRDRLGAEPYTGLFLLIYFLSGAASMPLWIKVAAKFGKIRAWQISLGLAVITFIWAVFLGRGDLLAYAAVCGLSGLALGADLALPPALLADHIEADARQAEASRLFSLMALLSKVALAAATGLALPILGSFGYVPGTELTPKLEWVLSLTYAALPCLLKLATLFGLVLADNTLSQNKSAV, from the coding sequence ATGCTTCAAGCAGCAACCGTCGATAACAATCGGTCCAGTAATCCGGCCCCTGCACCTCGGATCCAGTTGTTCAAGCTGTTCACATATGGTGCCCTTGCTTTTCCCTTGGCTTTCGCAGGGCTACCGATTTACCTGCACGCGCCCGATTTTTATGCGGTAACGCTCGCCCAACCAATTGGTACTTTGGGTTTCATTCTCCTATTGCTCCGGCTCGTGGACGCGTTTCAGGACCCTTTGATTGGCAGCCTAAGTGACCGGTTTTACAAGCAACGGCCTCAAATTCTAATAGCCGGTGTCGTGCTGCTGGGGACCGGGTTTTGGATGTTGTTTCATCCGTTGGCATCAAGACCCCTCACCTGGTTTGCCTTATCGGTTCTAATCTGTACCACGGGCTTTTCTATCGTAACCATCAATCTCCAGACTCTCGGCGGATTATGGAAGGTGTCGACAGCAGAACGGACCCGTATTACCGGCGCTCGGGAAGCGCTCGGCCTGCTGGGGCTGCTCGCGGCCGCGATAACTCCTGCGTTGCTGACACAATGGACCAATCCGGCCTTTGCGTTTCATATCCTTACTCTTGCTTATATCCCGCTGCTCGCAGGCGCTCTTTATCTGCTGTCCCTTTGGACAAAATCGGCCGAGCTCTCCCGGCCAGCAAAGTCATCGCAGCAAACACCTTGGCGCGGTCTGTTGAAAAACAGGTGGCGCGCTTGCTTTTACGCTTTGGTGTTATTGAACACTTTCGCCAGCGCCATTCCTGCCGTGCTCGTAATGTTTTTCATCAGAGACCGTCTGGGTGCAGAACCCTACACTGGGCTGTTTCTGCTGATCTATTTCCTGAGCGGAGCCGCTTCCATGCCGCTTTGGATAAAGGTAGCTGCAAAGTTCGGGAAAATCCGCGCCTGGCAAATCTCTCTCGGACTTGCGGTAATTACATTCATTTGGGCAGTCTTTCTCGGACGAGGGGATTTGTTGGCCTATGCCGCCGTTTGCGGCCTGTCCGGCTTAGCACTTGGCGCAGACTTGGCTCTGCCGCCGGCGCTATTGGCCGATCATATCGAAGCAGACGCCCGCCAGGCTGAAGCCTCACGGCTGTTTTCCCTGATGGCTTTGTTGTCGAAAGTAGCGTTGGCAGCCGCAACCGGCTTAGCCCTACCCATTTTGGGATCGTTTGGCTACGTCCCTGGAACCGAGCTCACACCTAAGCTGGAATGGGTGCTCAGCCTTACATATGCCGCTTTGCCTTGCCTATTGAAGTTGGCCACGCTTTTCGGATTGGTTTTGGCAGACAATACACTCTCCCAAAACAAGTCTGCGGTATAA
- a CDS encoding chalcone isomerase family protein, producing MQNTRLPAVKIRHLIVFAVVLITFGSPISLSTARADLGSAARSVPSASLVGQGRLTFLGIKVFDAALYAPGGTYSPSKPFALKLTYLRNFKGQAIAKRSADEMRKQGASKAQLAKWTKQMEAMFPNVSSGQSITGVRTASGSTVFYFGNRKIGTISDKAFSKRFFAIWLGNRTGNPRLRAKLVGAGS from the coding sequence ATGCAGAACACTCGCCTTCCCGCTGTTAAAATCCGGCACCTGATTGTTTTTGCCGTCGTCCTGATCACCTTCGGATCGCCCATCAGCTTGAGCACGGCACGTGCAGACCTCGGATCGGCGGCCAGATCGGTTCCTTCAGCTAGCCTGGTAGGACAAGGTCGCCTAACTTTTTTGGGCATCAAGGTGTTTGATGCTGCACTTTACGCACCCGGGGGAACGTATTCACCGTCAAAACCGTTTGCCTTGAAGCTAACTTACCTTCGCAATTTCAAGGGCCAAGCGATTGCCAAACGATCGGCTGATGAGATGCGCAAACAAGGAGCTTCAAAAGCTCAACTGGCAAAATGGACCAAACAGATGGAAGCCATGTTCCCGAACGTTTCGTCAGGCCAATCCATCACTGGCGTCAGAACGGCTTCCGGCAGTACCGTGTTTTACTTTGGCAACCGGAAAATCGGCACGATCTCAGATAAGGCGTTCTCCAAACGCTTCTTCGCCATATGGTTGGGGAATCGCACTGGTAATCCTAGACTGCGTGCAAAGCTAGTTGGCGCCGGTTCCTGA
- a CDS encoding methyl-accepting chemotaxis protein, whose amino-acid sequence MKFWQSVKFTTTVPIVAVVALAFVAFAYVTSSQRVSGVQHAFEQQISMSANLTNQALGNAIWDFDQDLANTLLDPLLDNPDFSWAIVQEKNGDVFASLNRAEAAGSNDELISLIPEEMRGENASETTEFFTGSEYQIGIKPITRKDGDAAETLGIMYVAFDISAINSARSEALMTALIITVIAIVAVSLVLVALIRRITGQIGTLSDTMGTLSDGNYDINIPYVERVDEMGQMARTVEIFRDNGLRQRELEQEQQQNIENERRRQAALDEMISDFRDDSGRLLEPVSQSTDSMANISGVLMDLSTTNTERTASVAAATEQAYASVQTVASASEELSASIGEISRQINETSEVVSTANDKANSANEQVASLAASAQKIGAVLQLIQDIAEQTNLLALNATIEAARAGEAGKGFAVVAAEVKELATQTSKATEEISAQINAIQGASSDSVAAIEEIATIMEKVNEFTNSITQALEQQGSATAEISSSIQEVASGTREISENMTGVKAAVDDTSQSAGEVSATSSEVAQNTRQLAERIDDFLKTVAAA is encoded by the coding sequence ATGAAGTTCTGGCAATCAGTGAAATTTACCACGACAGTGCCAATCGTGGCAGTGGTCGCGTTGGCGTTCGTCGCCTTCGCGTATGTAACATCATCGCAACGTGTATCGGGCGTTCAGCACGCTTTCGAACAACAAATCAGTATGAGTGCAAACCTGACCAATCAGGCTTTGGGCAATGCGATTTGGGATTTCGACCAAGACTTGGCGAACACGCTGCTTGATCCATTGCTGGACAACCCTGACTTTTCCTGGGCTATCGTTCAGGAAAAGAACGGTGATGTTTTCGCGTCTCTGAACCGGGCAGAAGCAGCAGGTTCCAACGATGAGCTGATCAGCCTTATCCCTGAGGAAATGCGCGGTGAAAATGCATCTGAAACGACCGAGTTTTTCACGGGTTCAGAGTATCAAATCGGTATCAAGCCGATCACGCGCAAGGACGGTGATGCTGCCGAAACGCTCGGCATCATGTATGTCGCCTTTGATATTTCCGCGATTAACAGCGCCCGCAGTGAAGCGCTTATGACCGCACTGATTATCACCGTGATTGCAATTGTTGCCGTTTCCTTGGTCTTGGTTGCCTTAATCCGCCGTATCACTGGCCAGATCGGAACGCTGTCCGACACAATGGGCACGCTTTCAGACGGCAACTATGACATCAATATTCCGTATGTTGAGCGCGTCGATGAAATGGGTCAGATGGCTCGAACGGTCGAGATTTTCCGGGACAACGGTTTGCGTCAGCGTGAACTGGAACAAGAACAACAGCAAAACATCGAAAACGAGCGCCGCCGCCAGGCCGCTCTGGACGAAATGATCTCGGATTTCCGCGATGACAGCGGACGCCTACTGGAGCCGGTCTCCCAGTCGACGGATAGCATGGCCAATATCTCTGGTGTTCTGATGGACCTGTCCACCACCAATACCGAGCGGACTGCGTCTGTGGCAGCTGCTACCGAACAGGCCTATGCGAGCGTCCAGACGGTCGCATCGGCATCGGAAGAATTGTCGGCCTCCATCGGTGAGATCTCCCGCCAGATCAATGAAACCAGTGAAGTTGTCTCTACTGCAAATGACAAAGCCAACTCTGCGAATGAGCAGGTTGCAAGCCTTGCTGCCTCTGCTCAGAAGATTGGTGCGGTGTTGCAGCTCATCCAGGATATCGCTGAACAGACCAACCTATTGGCACTAAACGCCACGATTGAGGCTGCGCGTGCTGGTGAAGCCGGCAAAGGCTTTGCGGTTGTTGCCGCTGAAGTTAAGGAGCTGGCCACCCAGACCTCCAAGGCAACGGAAGAGATTTCCGCTCAGATCAATGCCATTCAGGGTGCGTCTTCGGACTCTGTAGCAGCGATCGAGGAAATTGCGACCATTATGGAAAAGGTCAACGAGTTCACCAACTCAATCACTCAGGCTCTGGAGCAACAGGGATCGGCAACTGCTGAAATCAGCAGTTCTATTCAGGAAGTTGCTTCTGGAACACGCGAGATCAGCGAGAACATGACGGGTGTTAAGGCTGCGGTTGATGATACCAGCCAGTCCGCTGGCGAGGTTTCTGCGACATCCTCTGAAGTGGCTCAAAACACCCGCCAACTGGCTGAGCGTATTGATGATTTCCTCAAAACCGTCGCAGCCGCTTAA
- the clpS gene encoding ATP-dependent Clp protease adapter ClpS, whose product MSDPDLKFRLKKRTKVEKPKLYKVVLLNDDYTPREFVVLILKGEFRLDTAQAETVMMTAHQKGACVVSVYPKDVAETKTMRALDAAGRLGYPLQFNVEPE is encoded by the coding sequence ATGAGCGATCCTGATCTGAAATTCCGGCTTAAGAAACGCACGAAAGTTGAAAAACCCAAACTCTACAAGGTCGTTCTTTTGAATGACGATTACACGCCAAGGGAGTTTGTCGTTTTGATCTTGAAGGGCGAATTCCGCTTGGACACAGCTCAGGCGGAAACGGTTATGATGACGGCTCATCAAAAAGGGGCTTGTGTGGTCTCGGTTTATCCCAAAGATGTTGCCGAAACCAAAACCATGCGTGCGCTGGATGCGGCCGGGCGGCTCGGTTATCCGCTACAGTTTAACGTCGAACCGGAATAA
- a CDS encoding LuxR family transcriptional regulator: MPELEKELIAIQNADDANLVFQVFANAGQAYGFNNACFTLMNDHLAQGLGKYHGFATDYPEDWMDYYMERNYLDCDPVIYKAIRGGAAFVWSEAITAQNRDQKLDPKRKASSRILMSEAADAGLVDGVGIPLFTQGGGLSAVGLSTNDEELDIPPETLAEVSLLAGAFHERFLSFFNREQPVHITSREIDVLSWSAEGKTDSEIAQLLGVSVATVRFHWGNIFRKFNAANKVNATAKAIRLNLVSVSLLGVPEIWK; this comes from the coding sequence GTGCCGGAACTTGAAAAAGAACTGATCGCCATTCAGAACGCAGATGATGCGAATTTGGTTTTTCAAGTATTTGCTAATGCAGGCCAGGCCTATGGTTTCAACAACGCTTGTTTTACTCTGATGAATGACCATTTGGCACAAGGATTGGGTAAATACCATGGATTTGCTACTGACTATCCGGAAGACTGGATGGACTATTATATGGAGCGCAACTACCTAGACTGCGATCCGGTCATTTACAAAGCGATCCGCGGAGGAGCCGCCTTTGTATGGTCAGAAGCCATAACGGCACAAAACCGTGACCAAAAACTGGATCCGAAGCGAAAAGCTTCCAGCCGCATACTTATGAGTGAAGCCGCCGATGCCGGGCTTGTCGATGGTGTCGGGATACCTCTGTTTACGCAGGGTGGAGGGCTTTCAGCTGTTGGCCTGTCCACGAACGATGAAGAATTGGATATTCCGCCTGAAACTTTGGCGGAAGTTAGCCTTCTTGCCGGCGCATTTCACGAGCGGTTTTTAAGCTTTTTCAACCGGGAACAGCCGGTTCACATCACTTCAAGGGAAATCGATGTCCTATCTTGGTCCGCAGAAGGCAAGACCGACAGCGAAATTGCACAGCTGCTTGGTGTTTCGGTGGCTACGGTTCGATTCCACTGGGGAAATATTTTTCGTAAATTTAATGCCGCGAACAAAGTCAATGCGACGGCAAAAGCTATCCGGTTGAATCTAGTTTCGGTTTCTTTGTTGGGTGTTCCTGAGATATGGAAGTGA
- a CDS encoding trypsin-like serine protease, with translation MSTEANDDSFPGQAVAYIVSTWGRQSYVSSGVLVGRNDVLTASHAIYAAELGGLADEIKIYFSYDPDESNPTYYTPANQSYYDDFDPDNDGLIYSGDNRAFSLGGAERDIALLSLSEAVGDTYGWFGINYSFTSGTVGVLGFPGAYNNNLTYDSAFASKDLIDNYVDTRNLEINSGNSGGPIFTGSGDNVSVVGVVSTSAAAASVTAHEAWLTSTMASNDSYIETANPPVIDASANAIFRFFNTLTGTHFYTGDTTERDTIIAAASSMSYEGVAFAAADAATNPSSLINIYRLYNTSTGTHFYTASEDERAHVTNNLPDFIYEGIAYQGYASEVSGTSVALYRFYNSSTGTHFYTASESERDSIQTVGSLTYEGIAYYVDTA, from the coding sequence ATGTCAACAGAAGCGAACGACGACAGTTTTCCCGGTCAAGCGGTTGCCTATATCGTATCGACCTGGGGCCGTCAGTCTTATGTCAGCTCCGGCGTGCTTGTTGGCCGCAATGATGTGCTCACAGCCAGCCATGCCATCTACGCCGCTGAGTTGGGCGGCCTGGCCGACGAGATCAAAATCTATTTCTCTTATGACCCGGATGAGAGCAACCCGACCTATTACACCCCGGCCAATCAAAGCTATTACGATGATTTCGACCCGGACAATGACGGGCTGATTTACAGCGGCGACAACCGCGCCTTCAGCCTCGGCGGGGCGGAACGCGATATCGCCCTGCTGTCGCTCAGTGAAGCGGTTGGCGATACTTATGGCTGGTTTGGCATCAACTACAGCTTCACCTCCGGAACCGTCGGTGTGCTGGGTTTTCCAGGCGCCTATAACAACAACCTGACCTATGACAGCGCCTTTGCTTCCAAGGATCTGATCGACAATTACGTCGATACCCGCAATCTGGAAATCAATTCCGGGAACAGCGGCGGTCCGATCTTCACCGGCAGTGGTGACAATGTCAGCGTTGTCGGGGTCGTCTCAACCAGCGCCGCGGCGGCTTCGGTCACTGCCCATGAAGCCTGGCTGACTTCCACCATGGCCAGCAACGACAGTTATATCGAGACGGCCAACCCGCCGGTGATCGATGCCTCCGCAAACGCCATCTTCCGCTTTTTCAACACGCTCACCGGCACGCATTTTTACACCGGCGACACGACGGAGCGCGATACGATCATCGCGGCGGCCTCCTCCATGTCTTATGAAGGGGTTGCCTTTGCTGCGGCCGACGCGGCAACCAACCCATCTAGCCTGATCAACATTTACCGGCTTTACAACACGTCGACGGGCACTCATTTCTACACGGCCAGCGAAGACGAACGGGCGCACGTCACCAACAATCTCCCGGATTTCATCTACGAAGGCATTGCCTATCAAGGGTATGCAAGTGAGGTCAGCGGCACCAGTGTGGCCCTCTACCGCTTCTACAACAGTTCAACCGGCACACACTTTTATACAGCCTCAGAATCTGAAAGAGACAGCATCCAGACGGTCGGTTCCCTGACCTATGAAGGTATCGCGTATTACGTTGACACTGCGTAA
- a CDS encoding cold-shock protein produces the protein MAIGTVKFFNTTKGFGFIQPEDGGNDVFVHISAVERSGMTTLNEGQKVSFEVVQDRRSGKSAADNLSAV, from the coding sequence ATGGCCATCGGTACAGTTAAATTCTTCAACACCACCAAAGGCTTCGGCTTCATTCAGCCGGAAGATGGCGGCAACGACGTGTTCGTGCACATCTCCGCTGTTGAGCGCTCTGGCATGACAACTTTGAACGAAGGCCAGAAGGTCAGCTTTGAAGTTGTTCAGGACCGCCGCTCCGGCAAGTCCGCTGCTGACAACCTTTCTGCAGTCTAA